In Monodelphis domestica isolate mMonDom1 chromosome 3, mMonDom1.pri, whole genome shotgun sequence, the following proteins share a genomic window:
- the LOC100027893 gene encoding mas-related G-protein coupled receptor member X1-like, which yields MAESPTDEQLESVLDITGQKGTNWSLDPPNEAPREFVLDYWIIILSLVIAVVGLVGNSIVLWLLGFRSQRSPFSVYILNLAASDALFLGSYFMLHMLAIFGDVNHFVLALLFPCILNLSYCVGLGLLTAISTERCLSVLFPIWYKCHRPNHMSAAVCAILWALQGLFWGVFVALYFLNKDTFDNLYFDLYLVQFGWFLLLTCVLGVSSLTLVLRVQCSSQRRRPPRLYLLVLLTVLVFLLCGLPWGIIDAVRYFSSFPLMSYELSRLLACVNSSANPFIYFFLGSQWCRRGREPLRVVLQRALGEEQVGGDGARDTSHPDTLDELS from the coding sequence ATGGCTGAGTCTCCTACAGATGAGCAGCTGGAATCTGTTCTTGACATCACAGGACAGAAGGGTACAAATTGGAGCTTAGATCCTCCAAATGAGGCACCTAGAGAATTTGTCTTAGACTACTGGATAATAATCCTCTCTCTGGTCATTGCCGTGGTCGGGCTGGTGGGGAACAGCATCGTCCTGTGGCTGCTGGGCTTCCGCTCCCAGAGGAGCCCCTTCtctgtctacatcctcaatcTGGCTGCTTCCGATGCCCTCTTCCTTGGCAGCTACTTTATGTTGCACATGTTGGCAATTTTTGGAGATGTAAACCATTTTGTCCTGGCACTGCTATTTCCCTGCATCCTAAACCTGTCCTACTGTGTGGGTCTCGGCCTGCTGACTGCGATCAGCACCGAGCGCTGTCTCTCTGTGCTCTTCCCCATCTGGTACAAATGTCACCGCCCAAATCACATGTCTGCTGCTGTGTGTGCCATTCTATGGGCTCTGCAGGGCCTGTTCTGGGGAGTATTTGTGGCTCTTTATTTCCTTAACAAGGACACCTTTGACAATCTCTACTTCGATCTCTACTTGGTCCAGTTCGGCTGGTTCCTCCTCCTCACCTGTGTGCTGGGCGTGTCCAGCCTGACCCTGGTGCTGAGGGTCCAGTGCAGCTCCCAGCGCAGGCGCCCACCCAGACTCTACCTCCTGGTGCTGCTCACAGTTCTTGTGTTCCTGCTCTGTGGCCTGCCCTGGGGGATTATTGATGCAGTTCGGTATTTTAGCAGCTTCCCTTTAATGTCTTATGAGCTCTCCAGGCTCCTGGCCTGTGTGAACAGCAGTGCAAACCCTTTCATTTACTTCTTCCTGGGCAGCCAATGGTGTAGACGAGGGAGGGAGCCACTCAGGGTGGTCCTGCAGAGGGCCCTGGGAGAGGAGCAAGTGGGAGGGGATGGGGCGAGAGACACTTCCCACCCTGACACTCTGGATGAATTATCCTGA